A window of Etheostoma spectabile isolate EspeVRDwgs_2016 chromosome 18, UIUC_Espe_1.0, whole genome shotgun sequence contains these coding sequences:
- the cfap206 gene encoding cilia- and flagella-associated protein 206, which yields MSRAHAESVIKNIIVELVQECAVRGHVVSETLVAFMVKAVVLDPRNGFNVDRLLTKQDVQKLVELCLAKLMEKCSPSLDTIKMQVYFDMNYTSRREFLEEIHRVVESRLSPVSREITDSRVKRREELDALYLKIITFVQLSTSMGSPKDDKAVQQATAALQSVFPPMELGAFMVLLKREKEQQLKELAMLVTGIRLFNKASKKGGEETDVHELMPTILIEALPVTIKNIEHELSVSQNLAWKYTAVLEKPADPDSQPGECDVPVVLLKRALYNIRQHEVFLKMLLADACVCAKHVESLQTELSSQMKLLKETVQSKTAVPTARVFPLFKSLSKVWSGLKDEAELLNILNNIRHNLQPFIASQAKMFSEAYLDSLLEASEVKTDEQRMTESSDERIVPAEMETQEWLLPETTANFNELPLQYNGFCGYTLVNSDGLLLPGNPHIGVFKHKEKLYVFRSKEAALKFASSPGVFIAEVAEKAKHSPELIQLLKLHQQFSCVTPYEEMQPGERLLVKPIKKCESGTQTDIHPVETNIVKSYEWNEWELRRKAIKLADLLTKVTHSVQTDLSHMRRENVSQTWLPKNAASQSKRDSESNVPKPQIYLAGLRGQRDGNMVKTNLTRSVDE from the exons ATGTCTCGAGCTCACGCAGAAAGCgtgattaaaaacataattgttGAGCTAGTGCAGGAGTGTGCGGTGAGAGGTCATGTGGTGTCGGAAACCCTGGTGGCTTTCATG GTGAAAGCTGTTGTGCTGGACCCGAGGAACGGGTTTAATGTGGATCGCTTACTGACCAAACAGGACGTCCAGAAACTTGTAGAG CTGTGTCTGGCAAAACTAATGGAAAAGTGCAGCCCGTCCCTTGACACAATCAAAATGCAAGTGTATTTTGATATGAATTACACCTCCCGGC GTGAGTTTCTTGAGGAAATACATCGGGTGGTGGAGTCCAGGCTGAGTCCAGTGAGCAGAGAGATCACCGACAGCAGAGTGAAAAGACGGGAGGAATTAGACGCTTTGTACCTTAAAATCATCACCTTTGTCCAGCTGTCCACCAGCATGGGCTCACCTAAAGACGACAAGGCTGTGCAACAGGCTACAG CTGCCCTGCAGAGTGTCTTCCCTCCGATGGAACTGGGAGCCTTCATGGTGCTCTTAAAGCGGgaaaaggagcagcagctcaaAGAGCTCGCCATGCTTGTCACAGGAATCCGACTCTTCAACAAAGCCAGCAAGAAGGGAGGCGAGGAGACTGACGTCCATGAACTAA TGCCCACAATCCTTATTGAAGCTCTTCCAGTCACcattaaaaacattgaacatGAGCTCAGTGTATCACAAAATTTGGCATGGAAATACACAGCGGTGCTGGAGAAGCCAGCGGACCCTGACAGTCAGCCTGGAGAATGTGACGTGCCAGTTGTCCTGCTCAAACGGGCTCTCTACAACATCAGGCAGCATGAAGTTTTCCTCAAAATGTTACTG GctgatgcatgtgtatgtgccaAGCATGTTGAAAGCCTACAGACTGAGCTCTCATCACAGATGAAGCTGCTAAAAGAAACTGTGCAATCAAAGACAGCTGTACCGACTGCAAGAGTTTTT CCACTGTTCAAGTCCCTGTCAAAGGTGTGGTCTGGACTTAAGGATGAGGCTGAGCTGCTGAACATCCTTAATAACATCAGGCACAATCTGCAGCCCTTCATCGCCTCTCAGGCCAAGATGTTTTCGGAGGCTTATTTGGACAGTCTGCTGGAGGCGTCAGAGGTGAAGACAGATGAACAGAGAATGACTGAATCCTCAG ATGAGCGTATTGTTCCTGCTGAGATGGAGACACAGGAATGGCTCCTTCCTGAAACAACAGCCAATTTTAATGAGCTGCCACTGCAGTATAATGGATTCTGTGGCTACACGCTTGTGAACAGCGATGGGCTTTTACTACCAG GTAATCCACACATTGGAGTCTTTAAACACAAGGAGAAGCTCTACGTTTTTAGGTCCAAAGAAGCTGCCTTAAAATTTGCCTCCAGTCCGGGTGTTTTCATTGCAGAGGTGGCAGAGAAAGCCAAGCACTCCCCTGAACTCATTCAGCTACTCAAACTCCACCAACAATTTTCCTGCGTCACTCCTTATGAAGAG ATGCAGCCAGGAGAGAGGTTATTGGTAAAGCCCATCAAAAAGTGTGAGAgcggcacacagacagacatccaCCCAGTGGAAACAAACATCGTCAAGTCATACGAGTGGAATGAGTGGGAGCTGCGTAGAAAAGCTATCAAACTG GCTGATCTCCTGACCAAAGTGACACACTCGGTGCAGACTGATCTGAGCCACATGAGACGGGAAAACGTCTCTCAGACCTGGCTGCCCAAGAACGCTGCCTCTCAAAGCAAGAGAGACAGCGAGAGCAACGTGCCCAAACCTCAGATCTACCTGGCTGGTCTGAGGGGACAAAGAGACGGAAACATGGTCAAAACAAACCTGACCAGGTCGGTGGATGAATAA
- the LOC116706731 gene encoding gamma-aminobutyric acid receptor subunit rho-1, with amino-acid sequence MHTDVVLVNLLVWMVAVSGQILQQCRHRSKREMPLTEGSSRNIGSPMFKRSPDITKVWGTKSEQLLRIDDHDFTMRPGFGGPAVPVGVDVQVESLDAISEVDMDFTMTLYLRHYWKDERLSFRSNNNLSMTFDSRLVKKIWVPDMFFVHSKKSFTHDTTTDNVMLRLYPDGKVLYSLRVTVTSMCSMDLSRFPLDTQTCSLEIESYAYTDDDLMLYWKKGNRSLNTDERISLSQFLIQEFHTTTKLAFYSSTGWYNRLYINFTLRRHVFFFLLQTYFPATLMVXXXXVSFWIDRRAVPARVPLGITTVLTMSTIITGVNASMPRVSYIKAVDIYLWVSFVFVFLSVIEYAAVNYLSTLEERREKALRERLSCTCGMAHPGMMSASYSEVNANTTGNYGMPEVNGVKQERMLVELAMENDQVTGHVGSNAYSNVWIDTHVIDKYSRFLFPGSYILFNIIYWSIYS; translated from the exons ATGCACACGGATGTGGTGCTGGTTAACCTGCTAGTCTGGATGGTCGCTGTGTCCGGACAAATACTGCAGCAATGCAGACACAG ATCAAAAAGAGAAATGCCTCTAACAGAAGGATCCAGTCGCAATATTGGCAG CCCCATGTTCAAGAGGAGTCCTGATATAACTAAAGTCTGGGGTACAAAGTCAGAGCAGCTGCTGAGGATAGACGACCATGACTTTACAATGAGACCAGGATTTGGAG GGCCTGCAGTCCCTGTTGGAGTGGATGTTCAGGTTGAAAGTTTGGATGCTATTTCAGAAGTCGATATG GACTTTACTATGACCCTGTATCTGAGGCACTACTGGAAAGATGAACGTCTGTCCTTTAGAAGCAACAACAACCTGAGCATGACGTTCGATAGCCGCCTGGTGAAGAAAATCTGGGTACCTGACATGTTTTTTGTCCACTCTAAGAAGTCCTTCACCCATGACACGACCACGGACAACGTCATGCTGCGACTTTACCCAGATGGCAAAGTCCTCTACAGCCTCCG GGTGACAGTCACATCCATGTGTAGCATGGATCTAAGTCGCTTTCCTCTCGACACACAGACATGCTCTTTGGAGATAGAGAGCT ATGCGTATACAGATGATGACCTGATGCTGTACTGGAAGAAAGGGAACAGGTCATTAAACACAGACGAGAGAATTTCTCTCTCCCAGTTCCTCATCCAGGAGTTCCACACCACCACCAAGCTGGCGTTCTACAGCAGCACAG GCTGGTACAACCGTCTGTACATCAACTTCACTCTGCGGCGTCACGTCTTCTTTTTCCTGCTGCAGACCTACTTCCCGGCCACTCTGATGGTCATNNNNNNNNNNGTGTCCTTCTGGATCGACCGCAGGGCCGTCCCTGCCAGAGTGCCACTAG GTATAACTACGGTGCTCACCATGTCCACCATTATCACTGGAGTCAACGCCTCCATGCCCAGGGTGTCGTACATCAAAGCTGTGGACATTTACCTGTGGGTcagttttgtctttgtgttccTGTCGGTGATCGAGTATGCTGCAGTCAACTACCTGTCTACTCTAGAAGAACGCAGGGAGAAGGCACTCCGAGAGAGG CTGTCGTGTACCTGCGGTATGGCCCATCCTGGCATGATGTCAGCCAGCTACAGTGAGGTGAATGCCAACACGACAGGGAACTATGGCATGCCAGAAGTGAACGGGGTGAAACAGGAGAGGATGCTGGTGGAGCTGGCGATGGAGAACGACCAGGTCACTGGCCATGTTGGCTCCAATGCCTACAGCAATGTCTGGATCGACACGCATGTCATAGACAAGTACTCCCGGTTCCTCTTTCCTGGATCTTACATACTATTCAACATCATCTACTGGTCTATTTACTCCTAA